Genomic segment of Acidobacteriota bacterium:
TTCACGCCGCCGGCGGAGGTCGAGGCCCTGGCCGCGGTCGCGGGCGCGATGGGTGGGATGTACCAGTCGCATATGCGCAACGAGGCGGCCGGCGTGCTCGACAGCGTCCGGGAGACGATTGCCGTCGGCGAAAAGGGCCACATGCCGACGCAGGTGACACACCACAAGATCATTGGCACCGGCAACTGGGGCAAGAGCACCGAGACACTGCGGCTGGTCGCCGAGGCGCGTGCGCGTGGCGTCGACGTGACCATTGATCAGTACCCGTATACCGCGTCGGCGACGAGCATCAGCGTGCTGCTGCCGCCGTGGGCGCTCGAAGGCACGAACGCCGAGGTCGTGGCGCGGATCAAGAACCCTGCGCTTCGGGCGAAGATGAAGCCGGCCATTGTCGAATCGATGCGGCTCGAGCGAGGCGGCGGGGACGCCAAGAACGTGGCCGTGTCGTCGTGCACGTGGGATCCGAAATTGGCCGGAAAAAACCTCGCCGATATCACGCGCGCACGGGGTGCCGAGCCGACGCTCGAGAACGCGGCCGACTCCGTCCTGTGGATTGTGGAGCAGGGCGGGGCGCAGGGGATTTTCCACGCGATTGACGAAGGCGACCTCGAGCGGATTCTCAAGGCACCCGAGACCATGATCGGATCGGACGGGGAGGTGCCGGTCTTCGGCAAGGCCTCGCCGCATCCGCGCAGCTATGGCACGTTTGTGCGCGTGCTCGGGCGCTACGTGCGCGAGCGGCACGTCATCACGCTGGCCGACGCCGTACGGCGGATGACCTCATTTCCAGCATGGCGCGCCGGCCTGCACGATCGCGGCCTGCTGCGACCGGGGATGAAGGCCGACATCGCGATCTGGGATGCCGACCGGATTGGCGACACGGCGACATACGAGCAGCCGCATCAGTATGCCGTTGGCGTCAGCCGCGTGATCGTCAACGGGGACGTCGTGCTCGAGGATGGGCACATGACCGCCGCGCGGCCAGGCCGCGTGCTGCACGGCCCGGCTTACGTCGTGCAGAAGTAGGATAAAGGGAGAAAGGTTCCGATGAAATCTCGTCTGCTGATCATTCTGCTGCTCATCGTCGCGGCCGTCGGGCCGGCATCCACTGCTTCGGTGCCAGCCCGTGCCACGCACGGCATGGTGGTGTCTCAGAACGCGATCGCTTCGAAGGCCGGCGTCGACGTGCTGAAGGAGGGCGGCACGGCGATTGATGCGGCCGTCGCCACCGCATTCGCGTTGGCCGTCGTGCATCCGACC
This window contains:
- a CDS encoding D-aminoacylase, producing the protein MKRVLVVAFVVLVTAGLGSWTAQPSAPTYDLVIRGGHVLDGAGNPWVVADVAVTSDTIVAIGFGLAGKGKREIDARGLVVSPGFIDIHTHARRGIFEVPTADNYVRQGVTTLFEGPDGGSPVPLKPFLDRIQNTKITPNWAMFIGQGSVREAVMGRVNRPATPDELEKMKDLVRTGMKDGAFGLSSGLVYVPGVFTPPAEVEALAAVAGAMGGMYQSHMRNEAAGVLDSVRETIAVGEKGHMPTQVTHHKIIGTGNWGKSTETLRLVAEARARGVDVTIDQYPYTASATSISVLLPPWALEGTNAEVVARIKNPALRAKMKPAIVESMRLERGGGDAKNVAVSSCTWDPKLAGKNLADITRARGAEPTLENAADSVLWIVEQGGAQGIFHAIDEGDLERILKAPETMIGSDGEVPVFGKASPHPRSYGTFVRVLGRYVRERHVITLADAVRRMTSFPAWRAGLHDRGLLRPGMKADIAIWDADRIGDTATYEQPHQYAVGVSRVIVNGDVVLEDGHMTAARPGRVLHGPAYVVQK